The nucleotide window GCAGGCCTACGACGGCCGAGGAGGCCGGTTATGCCCGCACAGGGCGGACCGCTTCGACTCTGCAGGACGACGACGAGACGGATTTACCCGGCGCACAGCAGTTTGCCGGTTCACGGGACGATGGAAACCCTCAGGGTTTGGACTGAATGAGCGATACGAACAATCCGGGCGACAAGACGCAGGCACGACCCCCCTCGAAGCCGCTGTCCTTGAAGCGCCCGATCGAGCAGGGAACTGTGCGTCAGAGCTTCTCCCATGGCCGCTCCAAGCAGGTCGTGGTCGAGACCGTGAAGCGGCGCGTCATCGGGGCGGCACCGGCCGCTCCCGTGCGCGAAACGCAACCGGTCGCTCCCGCGTCCCGCGTGGCGCCTCCCGCACCCGCGGCTCCGCGTCCCGCCCAGCGTGCCGCCTCCGGCGTCGTGCTGCGGACGTTGAGCGAGCAGGAGCGCGATGCGCGCACCGCGGCTCTCGCCGATGCTCAGCGTCGCGAGCAGGAAGCCCGCCGCAAGGTCGAGGAAGAAGCGGCTGCAGAGCGCGCCCGCGAGGCTGAAGAAGCCCGCAAGCGCGAGGCTGAAGAGCGTCGCCGCCAGGAAGAAGAGCGTCTTCGCGCCGAGGAGCAGGCTCGCCTGCGTGCCGAGGAAGAGGCAGCACGCGCTGCTGCGGCGGCGGCCGCCAAGGAAGCCGCTGCTGAGGCTCCGGCCCCGGCTGCTCCGCCGAAGCCCGTTTCGAAGACCGTACCGATGGCACCGGTCTCCGCTCCCATCGCGGCTGCTCCGAAGCCGGCTCCCGCCGCGCCCGCTCCCGCTCCCGCTCCCCAGGCTGCGGCGCCCGCGCGTCCTGCGGCTCCGGCCGTTCGCCAGCCGCTCACGGCACGTCCGACCCCGGCCGAGCCGCGCAAGACCATCACTGCGGACGTGCGCAAGCCGCGCGACCTGAACTTCATGGCCCGCCCGGCTCCGGCGCCCGAGCCTGAAGCAGCGCCGACGACTGCCACTGCCGCTCGTCCGGCCGGTGCGACGCCGGCTGCCCGTGCCCCTGGCCGGCCCCAGGCTGCCGAGGAGGAGAGCGAGCAGAAGCGCGTGATCCGCCGTCCGGGCATGCCGCTCAAGATCATCACGCCGCCCAAGACCCCGAAGCAGCCGGGCGGCGACCGCAATCGTGGCCGTCTCACCATCGCCACCGCCACGTCGGGCGAGGACGAGCGGACACGCTCCGTCGCTTCGTTCCGCCGCCGCCAGCAGCGCATGAGCGGCAACCGGCAGGTGGAGCAGAAGGAGAAGCTCTCCCGCGAGGTGACGATCCCCGAGACGATCACCATCCAGGAACTCGCGAACCGCATGTCGGAGCGAGCCGTGGACGTGATTCGTCTGCTTATGAAGCAGGGCGAGATCCACAAGATCACCGACGTGATCGACTCGGATTCTGCGCAGCTCATCGCCGAGGAGCTCGGTCACACCGTGCGCCGCGTCGCCGAATCCGACGTCGAGGAAGGCCTGTTCAACGACGAGCCGGATCTCGAAGAGGATCTCGATCCGCGTCCGCCCGTCGTGACCATCATGGGCCACGTCGATCACGGCAAGACCTCGCTGCTCGATGCCATCCGCAAGACGGCCGTGGTCTCCGGCGAGGCCGGCGGCATCACGCAGCATATCGGCGCCTATCAGGTCGCGTCGCCGTCCGGCGACATGGTCACCTTCATCGACACTCCCGGCCACGCGGCCTTCACCTCCATGCGCGCTCGCGGCGCCAAGGTGACGGATATCGTCGTGCTCGTGGTGGCGGCCGACGATGGCGTCATGCCCCAGACGGTGGAGGCGATCAGCCATGCGAAGGCGGCCGGCGTGCCGCTCATCGTGGCGATCAACAAGATCGACAAGCCCGACGCGAACCCCCAGCGGGTGCGCACCGAGCTGCTGCAGCATGACATCCAGGTCGAGTCCATGGGCGGCGAAACCCTGGAATTCGAAGTCTCGGCCAAGACCGGCGACGGTCTGCCGGACCTCCTCGAAGGTCTGCAGCTCCAGGCCGAAATCCTGAACCTGCGTGCCAACGAAGCGCGCGATGGTGAAGGCACGGTCATCGAGGCCAAGCTCGATCGCGGTCGCGGCCCTGTCGCCACCGTTCTCGTGCAGCGCGGCACGCTCTTCACCGGCGACATCGTCGTCGCCGGCGCCGAATGGGGCCGCGTCCGCGCCCTCATCGACGACAAGGGCGAGAGCATCCCCTATGCCGGCCCGTCGGTGCCGGTGGAGGTGCTCGGCTTCAACGGGACCCCGGATGCGGGCGACCGCGTCGCCGTGGTGCCGAACGAGGCCCGTGCCCGCGAGGTCACCGAGTATCGTGCCCGCCAGAAGCGCGAGCGCATCGCTGCCCGTACCGGTGGCGCCAATCGCTCGCTCGTCGACATGATGCGCGATCTCAAGGAAGGCCTGGGCCGCAAGGAACTGGCCATCGTCATCAAGGGCGACGTGCAGGGTTCGGTCGAAGCCATCACCGGCGCGCTGGACAAGCTCGGCAACGACGAAGTGTCGGCCCGCATCCTGCTCTCAGGCGTCGGCGGCATCACCGAGTCGGACGTCACGCTGGCGGAGGCCTCGAAGGCCGTCGTCATAGGCTTCAACGTGCGTGCCCATAAGGAAGCGCGCGAGTCGGCCGAGAACAAGGGCGTCGAGATCCGCTACTACAACATCATCTACGACCTCGTGGATGACATCAAAGCGACCCTTTCGGGCATGCTCCCGCCGACCTTGCGCGAAGAGCGTCTGGGCGAGGCGCAGATCCTTCAGATCTTCGACGTGTCGAAGGTCGGCAAGATCGCCGGTTGCCGCGTCACCGACGGTGTCGTGCAGCGTGGCGCCCATGTCCGCCTGATCCGCGACAGCGTCGTGATCCACGAGGGGAAGCTGTCCCAGCTGAAACGCCTCAAGGACGACGCCAAGGAAGTCGGCTCGGGCTACGAGTGCGGTATGTCCTTCGAGAACTTCCAGGACATGCGCGCCGGCGACACGATCGAGTGCTACCGGGTCGAAGAGATCCGCCGCACGCTGTAAAAGCGACGCGGCCTGACGAACCCGGCGGCTGCAGCGCGCGCTGCAGCCGCCGTTTTGTTTTGAAGACGGCCGGCACGTCGGTGCGCCCCCACGAGGCGGGTGCTCCTCCTCCAGGCGATCCCGGATCCGAGACCAAGCGATCATGGCTCAGAAACCCAATTCCAGCGGCCCTACGCAGCGTCAGCAGCGCGTGGCCGAACTCATCCGCCACGCCATCGCGGAAGTGCTTCAACGTGGCGATATCCAGGACCCCGTCCTGAATTCGCACGTGATCACCGTTCCGGAAGTGCGGATGTCCCCCGATCTCAAGATCGCCACGGCCTACATCATGCCGCTCGGCGGGCTTGACGAGAAACCGGTCATCGCGGCTCTCGAACGCAACAAGAAGGCGCTGCGACAGGAAGTGGCTCGGCGCGTGAATCTGAAATTCGCCCCCGATCTTCGCTTCCTTCGTGACGAGACGTTCGACGAGGCGGATCGGATCGATGCTCTTCTCAGGACCGACAAGGTCCGGCGCGATCTCGAATCGCAGCCTCAGGATACGAACGATCAAGACGGCGGCCGGGAGAGCTAGCCCTCGCTTCGACATTCTTCGGACCCGACGGGCCCGATCCCTGCGTTACCCCCATCACGAACCGACCCCGGCGTTACCAGGATCGTCCGGCCGCACGGCCGTCCCCTTCGTCTCGCCGCCAACGAGGACACCATGATCAACGATCCGACGATCGAGCGTTCCGACGTCGCCGCTCCGCCGCCCCAGCGCACCGGCGAGGACAGGCCTTCGCAGGGGCGTCGCCAGCAGCGTGGTGGCCAGGCATCCGATCGGCCGAAGCGTCGGGACGTCAACGGCTGGGTCATCCTCGACAAGGGCGTCGGCATGACCTCGACCCATGCGGTCGCGGTGGTGAAGCGTGCTTTCAACGCCAAGAAGGCGGGCCATGCCGGAACGCTCGATCCGTTGGCTTCCGGCATCCTGCCGATCGCTCTCGGCGAGGCGACCAAGACCGTTCCCTTCGTCATGGACGGGCGCAAGGCCTACATCTTCACCGTGACCTGGGGCATCGAGACCGACACCGACGATGCGGAAGGCCGCCCGGTCGCGACGAGTGAATCCCGGCCGGATCGCGCCCTCGTCGAGGCCGCTCTCCCCGCCTTCATCGGCGCAATCGAACAAGTTCCGCCGCGCTACTCGGCGATCAAGATCGCCGGTGAGCGGGCCTACGACCTCGCTCGGGACGGCGAAGTGGTGGAACTCGTGGCGCGTCCGGTCCAGATCGACCACCTGGCGGTCGTCGAGCATACGCCCGATCGGACCGTCATCTCGGCCGAGTGCGGCAAGGGCACCTATGTCCGCGCCATTGCCCGCGATCTCGGACGGGTGCTCGGCTGCTTCGGCCACGTCTCGGCCCTGCGCCGCACACGCGTCGGCCCCTTCGCCGAGGCCGATTCCTGCGTCGTCGCCGTCCTCGAGGAAGGCGGCCCCGACGGCAACGGCGCTCATCTCCAGCCGGTCGAGACGGCCCTCGATGCGGTCCCCTCGGTGCCGGTGTCCCGCGATATGGCCCTGCGCCTCATGCGCGGCCAGTCCGTTCTGTTGCGGGGGCAAGACGCGCCGATGGAAGGCAAGGCCTTCGCCACCTGCGGCGGGATTCTCGTGGCGGTTGGCGATGTCGAACGCGGCGAACTCGTTCCTCACCGGGTATTCCACCTCGGCGGAACCGCTCGATCTGCGTAAGATGTCGTCAGCGATGTTTTACCAAACCAGGGCTCAGGGCACCCGTGCCCTGTCGGGTTTAGGTATCCGTTAGACAGTTCGTCATACGCCTCTAGACATGTCGAGCGATGTCGAACCTCCACCCTCGAATCTTCTGAAGCGCTTCCGCAAGGATTCCGGCGGCGCGGTCGCCCTCTTGTTCGGCCTGTTGTCGATTCCCCTCCTCGTCCTCGCGGGGCTGGCGATCGATTACGGTGTGAATTCAATGGCCCAGCAGGGCTTCCAGGACGCCTCCGACTCCACCGTCCTGTCCCTGCTCAAGCTCGCGACGTCCACGACGGATGCCGACCTGCAGACAAAGGCCGACAGGCAGATCAGGGCGGCGGTTCCGAAACTCATTGACGCGGACACCAAGATCACCGTCACGCGCGTCGAGAACACGATCACGGTGGCCGTCACCGGCAAGACTCCGACGAGTCTCTCCAAGATCGTCGGCTACAATGCCTTTCCGCTTTCCGTGACCAGCGTCGGCACCCGTGGATCGGGGAACCTCGAAATCGCTCTCGTCCTCGACAATACCGGCTCGATGAGCGGAGCGAAGATCACCAACCTGAAATCGGCTGCCAACGATCTCGTCACGGCGCTGTTCAAGGAGGTCGATCCGGCCAAGCCGAATGCTCTCAAAATCGGAATCGTCCCGTTCTCGATGACGGTCAATGTCGGCCCGGGCAACTCCAAGCAGGACTGGCTCGATAAGGACGCAAAGGCCTCGTACCATTCGCAGATCTTCGTCTCGGCCGCCAACCGCCTGACCCTGTTCGGGAAGATGGGCATCGCCTGGGGCGGATGTGTCGAGAGTCGTCCTTATCCCTACGACGTTCAGGATACCGCTCCGTCCATCGCCACGCCGGATACGCTGTTCGTGCCGTATTTCGCGCCCGACGAGTCGGACGGTGACGATTATGCCGTCAACGACTACATGAACGATTATGCGAGCCAGAACTCTGGATCGAGCGCCAATCGTACAAGACAGGGGCAGATCAACAAGTACTCGACCAACTCTTTCAAGGTCTCGAAGACGAACCGCCCCAACGGCTCGCTTAGTTATCTGTACGGCCCCAATTCCGGCTGCGATCTGCAGCCGATCACCCATCTCACCACGTCTCAATCGACCCTGACCAGCGCCATCAACGCGATGACCGTCATCGGCGATACCAACATCGCCATGGGGCTCGTCTGGGGTTGGCACCTCCTGTCGCCGAATGGACCCTTCGCCGAGGGTGTCGCCTACAATAACAAGGACACGCGCAAGTTCGTCGTCCTCATGACCGACGGGCAGAACACCTCGGCGCAGACCTACTCGTCAAACCAATCCTTCTATTCCGGCATCGGCTACATTTGGCAGAACCGGATCGGGACCACCTCGTTCGATGCTGCGACACGGACCAACGCCATCGATACGCGGCTTTCCACGCTGTGCTCCAACATGAAGAATGCCGGCATCACGATCTTCACCGTCCGCGTCGAGGTGACCGACGGCACCAGCGACATCCTTCGCAACTGCGCCACCAGCACCGACAAATTCTACGACGTCCAGAATTCGGCGACGTTGACCGACGCCTTCAAGGCCATCGGAGCGCAGATCAGCGAATTGCGGATCTCCCGATGACCATCAGATCGGGCGCAGGCCTGTTGACGGCTCGCCTACGCAAACTC belongs to Methylobacterium sp. 77 and includes:
- the infB gene encoding translation initiation factor IF-2, with translation MSDTNNPGDKTQARPPSKPLSLKRPIEQGTVRQSFSHGRSKQVVVETVKRRVIGAAPAAPVRETQPVAPASRVAPPAPAAPRPAQRAASGVVLRTLSEQERDARTAALADAQRREQEARRKVEEEAAAERAREAEEARKREAEERRRQEEERLRAEEQARLRAEEEAARAAAAAAAKEAAAEAPAPAAPPKPVSKTVPMAPVSAPIAAAPKPAPAAPAPAPAPQAAAPARPAAPAVRQPLTARPTPAEPRKTITADVRKPRDLNFMARPAPAPEPEAAPTTATAARPAGATPAARAPGRPQAAEEESEQKRVIRRPGMPLKIITPPKTPKQPGGDRNRGRLTIATATSGEDERTRSVASFRRRQQRMSGNRQVEQKEKLSREVTIPETITIQELANRMSERAVDVIRLLMKQGEIHKITDVIDSDSAQLIAEELGHTVRRVAESDVEEGLFNDEPDLEEDLDPRPPVVTIMGHVDHGKTSLLDAIRKTAVVSGEAGGITQHIGAYQVASPSGDMVTFIDTPGHAAFTSMRARGAKVTDIVVLVVAADDGVMPQTVEAISHAKAAGVPLIVAINKIDKPDANPQRVRTELLQHDIQVESMGGETLEFEVSAKTGDGLPDLLEGLQLQAEILNLRANEARDGEGTVIEAKLDRGRGPVATVLVQRGTLFTGDIVVAGAEWGRVRALIDDKGESIPYAGPSVPVEVLGFNGTPDAGDRVAVVPNEARAREVTEYRARQKRERIAARTGGANRSLVDMMRDLKEGLGRKELAIVIKGDVQGSVEAITGALDKLGNDEVSARILLSGVGGITESDVTLAEASKAVVIGFNVRAHKEARESAENKGVEIRYYNIIYDLVDDIKATLSGMLPPTLREERLGEAQILQIFDVSKVGKIAGCRVTDGVVQRGAHVRLIRDSVVIHEGKLSQLKRLKDDAKEVGSGYECGMSFENFQDMRAGDTIECYRVEEIRRTL
- the rbfA gene encoding 30S ribosome-binding factor RbfA; amino-acid sequence: MAQKPNSSGPTQRQQRVAELIRHAIAEVLQRGDIQDPVLNSHVITVPEVRMSPDLKIATAYIMPLGGLDEKPVIAALERNKKALRQEVARRVNLKFAPDLRFLRDETFDEADRIDALLRTDKVRRDLESQPQDTNDQDGGRES
- the truB gene encoding tRNA pseudouridine(55) synthase TruB, which codes for MINDPTIERSDVAAPPPQRTGEDRPSQGRRQQRGGQASDRPKRRDVNGWVILDKGVGMTSTHAVAVVKRAFNAKKAGHAGTLDPLASGILPIALGEATKTVPFVMDGRKAYIFTVTWGIETDTDDAEGRPVATSESRPDRALVEAALPAFIGAIEQVPPRYSAIKIAGERAYDLARDGEVVELVARPVQIDHLAVVEHTPDRTVISAECGKGTYVRAIARDLGRVLGCFGHVSALRRTRVGPFAEADSCVVAVLEEGGPDGNGAHLQPVETALDAVPSVPVSRDMALRLMRGQSVLLRGQDAPMEGKAFATCGGILVAVGDVERGELVPHRVFHLGGTARSA
- a CDS encoding TadE/TadG family type IV pilus assembly protein codes for the protein MSSDVEPPPSNLLKRFRKDSGGAVALLFGLLSIPLLVLAGLAIDYGVNSMAQQGFQDASDSTVLSLLKLATSTTDADLQTKADRQIRAAVPKLIDADTKITVTRVENTITVAVTGKTPTSLSKIVGYNAFPLSVTSVGTRGSGNLEIALVLDNTGSMSGAKITNLKSAANDLVTALFKEVDPAKPNALKIGIVPFSMTVNVGPGNSKQDWLDKDAKASYHSQIFVSAANRLTLFGKMGIAWGGCVESRPYPYDVQDTAPSIATPDTLFVPYFAPDESDGDDYAVNDYMNDYASQNSGSSANRTRQGQINKYSTNSFKVSKTNRPNGSLSYLYGPNSGCDLQPITHLTTSQSTLTSAINAMTVIGDTNIAMGLVWGWHLLSPNGPFAEGVAYNNKDTRKFVVLMTDGQNTSAQTYSSNQSFYSGIGYIWQNRIGTTSFDAATRTNAIDTRLSTLCSNMKNAGITIFTVRVEVTDGTSDILRNCATSTDKFYDVQNSATLTDAFKAIGAQISELRISR